From the Rhinolophus sinicus isolate RSC01 linkage group LG02, ASM3656204v1, whole genome shotgun sequence genome, one window contains:
- the LOC109454250 gene encoding LOW QUALITY PROTEIN: putative taste receptor type 2 member 33 (The sequence of the model RefSeq protein was modified relative to this genomic sequence to represent the inferred CDS: substituted 1 base at 1 genomic stop codon), whose protein sequence is MALLPNIFTILVMTGFVLRNFANVFIALVNCIDWVKKXKISSAHQILTALAVSRIGLLWIIVINWYATVFNPALYSLEVRNIVCIVWSVSNHFSIWLATSLSIFYLLKIANFSSLLFLHLKWKVKRVILMILLGTLVFLVFRIVVMSTDETMQRNEYEGNITWKTKLRDIVHLSNMTEVTLTNVIPFTMSLTSFVLLIFSLWKHLKKTQFSGKGSQDPSTKVHIKAMQTVISFFLLFAIYFVTLMVSVWSSNTLQNKPFFMLCEALGILYPSCHSFILIWGNKKLRQAFLSFLWQVKCQLKERK, encoded by the coding sequence ATGGCTTTACTACCAAACATTTTTACCATCCTAGTAATGACAGGGTTTGTTCTTAGAAATTTTGCCAATGTCTTCATAGCACTGGTGAACTGCATTGACTGGGTCAAGAAATAAAAGATCTCTTCAGCTCATCAAATTCTCACTGCTCTGGCGGTCTCCAGGATAGGTTTGCTCTGGATAATAGTGATAAATTGGTATGCAACTGTGTTTAATCCAGCTTTATACAGTTTAGAAGTAAGAAATATTGTTTGTATTGTCTGGTCAGTAAGCAACCATTTTAGCATCTGGCTTGCTACTAGCCTCAGCATATTTTATTTGCTCAAGATAGCCAATTTCTCTAGCCTTCTTTTTCTTCACCTAAAGTGGAAAGTTAAAAGAGTAATTCTCATGATACTGTTGGGAACTTTGGTCTTCCTGGTTTTTCGTATTGTGGTCATGAGCACAGATGAAACAATGCAGAGGAATGAATATGAAGGAAACATCACTTGGAAgaccaaattgagggacattgtGCATCTTTCAAATATGACTGAAGTCACACTAACAAATGTCATACCCTTTACTATGTCTCTGACATCTTTTGTGTTGTTAATCTTCTCCCTGTGGAAACATCTCAAGAAGACGCAGTTCAGTGGCAAAGGATCCCAAGATCCCAGCACCAAAGTCCACATCAAAGCCATGCAAACTGTGATctcctttttcttgctttttgctaTTTACTTTGTGACTCTAATGGTCTCAGTTTGGAGTTCTAATACTCTGCAGAACAAGCCATTTTTCATGCTTTGCGAGGCTCTTGGAATCTTGTATCCTTCATGCCATTCATTTATCCTGATTTGGGGAAACAAGAAACTAAGACAAGCCTTCCTGTCATTTCTGTGGCAGGTGAAATGCcagctgaaagaaaggaaataa
- the LOC109454236 gene encoding taste receptor type 2 member 42, translated as MVVATGELIFGILGNGFIGLVNCIEWAKNGKVSSADLILTGLAVSRIIQLWVILLDVFIMGLFPHLYATTNLAKVVTLLWTLTNHLTTWFATCLSIFYFLKIANFSHFFFIWLKWRVNGGVLGLFLGSFFLLLINLLIQNTVSEWWMNIYGASERNMTLHLDVNTIFYLKILFLSLTYVIPFLLSLISLLLLFLSLVRHTKNLQLNLTGRDSSTEAHRRAMKMVTSFLLLFIIYNISILLANGVSIKVQQYQVVMLFLVISTIFPSGHSFILIWGNSKLRQIAWRLLRHFKFFERNKTFRFIDII; from the coding sequence ATGGTTGTGGCAACAGGAGAACTCATCTTTGGAATTCTGGGAAATGGGTTCATTGGACTGGTAAACTGCATCGAATGGGCCAAGAATGGGAAGGTCTCCTCAGCCGATTTAATCCTCACTGGTTTGGCTGTGTCCAGAATCATTCAACTGTGGGTAATACTATTGGATGTATTTATAATGGGGTTATTTCCACATCTGTATGCTACCACTAATCTAGCAAAAGTGGTGACTCTTCTTTGGACACTAACTAATCACTTAACTACTTGGTTTGCCACCTGCCTAAGCATTTTCTACTTCCTTAAGATAGCCAATTTCTCCCACTTCTTTTTTATCTGGCTGAAGTGGAGAGTGAACGGAGGGGTTCTTGGGCTTTTCCTGGGGTCTTTCTTCCTGTTGCTTATTAACCTCTTAATACAGAATACTGTTAGTGAGTGGTGGATGAATATCTACGGAGCATCTGAAAGAAACATGACTTTGCATTTAGATGTAAATACAATTTTCtatcttaaaattctttttcttagcTTGACCTATGTTATCCCCTTTCTCCTGTCGCTAATCTCTTTGCTTCTTCTATTTCTGTCCTTGGTGAGACACACCAAGAACTTACAGCTCAACCTGACAGGGAGGGACTCTAGCACAGAGGCTCACAGAAGGGCCATGAAAATGGTGACaagcttcctcctcctcttcatcatTTATAATATTTCCATTCTACTAGCAAATGGGGTCTCCATTAAGGTACAGCAGTATCAGGTCGTGATGCTTTTCTTGGTGATTTCAACTATCTTTCCCTCAGGCCACTCATTTATTCTAATTTGGGGAAATAGCAAGCTAAGACAAATCGCCTGGAGACTACTGCggcattttaaattctttgagagAAACAAAACTTTTAGGTTCATAGACATAATTTGA